The Pogoniulus pusillus isolate bPogPus1 chromosome 27, bPogPus1.pri, whole genome shotgun sequence genome segment ACACTCACCACCTTGCATTTCAAGTGCTTTTTGTTCCATTAAGTTGATTGATCATTTCTAATGCTGAGAATTTTAAGGCAATTCTCTCCACAGCTGGTTGCCCCTACAGGAACCCACATAATATCCCCTGCTCATTTTGAAGTCCACAGAGCAGGTACAAAATAGCACACAGAGTTTCTCACCTTTCCAGCTCCTATTACTTTCTCTGCTGCATAGACAGAATCCCCACACctggagcatttctctgccCCTCCAAATTTCTGAGCAAACTTTGAAGTGTTTGGACTTGTTGTGGGTCGGTGGGGAGAGGGCGTGCTGAAAGAAAGAGGACAGTTGTTGTCTTTGCTCTTTTACTAAGTGGCCTTCTGCTCTCTCACGCTAGTGGAGCAGGACAGAAAACACTACCTCTGCAAAACTTGTAACCAGCAAAGCTGTCCAATCACACTTGGtaggacaaaaaaacccaaaacaaatccATGAAAACCAAAAGAGAAAAGCCATGCTTCAGAGGATAGAAGGAAGCTACTGCAGAAGTTGAGGAGCCTCCACTTTTGAACTGCTCTAGAAGTAAATTTTATACCAGGGCATGGATTTAGAAGATAGCAACCTACCAAAAAAATCTGTTAAATTCTTGTGTGCTGATCGTAGTCTGGAACCTGAACtgatccctgacccgggctggAGAGCATACATTACATGAATGTCAGGCAGTAATTTGGGAACCTGCATGGAGCAAGTATGATGCATACTTCACCTTCCTTCCacatgctctgctttgcagctgcaTCTAGGAACATTTACTATTTAGTAGGCCTTTTGAGTTTGGCTATAATTAAGAAAAAATCATTCTTCGTTTGGCAGCTAAAAACCACTCTTCTTGTAGCCCAATACTCTCAGCTCTCCAAATCCATCTCTGTTGAACATCTGTGTTTGCAGCTTGTTTGGAAAAGCAACTTGAGACTCAGAGTCACCTCTGCAGACTCATGCAGAGCCATCTCAACAGCCGTCTCATCCTGTGCCCTATGGCTAATGCAGTCAGTGCCTTCTCACCTGCACTAATTCCTGCTCTCAGTGATCAGTGGAAGGTTTGTGCCCTGCAGATTACATGCTCTGCATTCAGTTATTCTGGGGCATTTTGCAGCATTTCTATTTCGGACACCAAGAACTAAACAAAATCCAGTCTGACAGTTCTCTGGGAGCGGTACTGAAGGACGACCCAGTCCACTCACCTTTCGGGCTTGATGCCCAGTCTCTCTCCCCTGTCCATGTTCAGCGTGCCTGCACCTTGCCCATATCCATAGCCTTTTGGGCCATACTTTTTTCCATAGCAGGACTTGCAGTACACTTCGGCATCGTGAATCGCTACAGTTGTGCTGTCCAGGTTTTTCCGGCAAACCactgaaggaagaaaaacaaaaaaagctttCAGGGACTATTTCCAGCAGCATATGCAGTAAGCCAAAAATCAAGTGAGAAGTGATGCTCTGGGTTTCCTTGTCCACAGTTCTTCATTTCAGGCTGTGGGACCACCAGAGATTAGAGGAAGCAGGTTGCCATTTGAGTTGGTGAACGATGGTTAGCCCTATAAAGGCTCTATTCCCTCCTACCACTTCACAACTGTGACATTTAAAGTGTGGAATCTTGCTGTTTGATGAATGAGGCTGCTCAGAAACCCAGATAACGAAGTCAGCAGTTTCCCTTGAGAGATGCCATACAGCATGAAGCAAGTCTCTCGGTACAGAagagctcctctcctgtcctTCTGGTGACGGTGAGGCTGGGGAATAACAACTGTCAGGATTttgccccagccttggtagtggtttggggcagagctgggagtgttcaacgGCTGTCACTGGAGGGGCTGTGCTTTTCTGGCATCCCTACATTGTCCTTCAGCACAATGCAAGCGCTCTGCTCAAGGTTACAGAAGAAGGCAGAACTATTTCCTTCTTAAACCCTCCTTTGTATCCTGCCTGGCATGCTCCTTCTGTCTGCAACAGTATCATGCCCCAATAAAGAATCtggggagaaaaacaaaacaaaaagccttaGGAATTTTTTGTTTGACAAGAAAGTTAAGGCTTGAAAATACAGAGTGAGCTTTGCTTATGGTGTTCACTTGCTCCAAAGTTCTTTTCATAAGACAAGCAGATAACTACTGCACatttgttcagtctgcagagctaTGCACTAAGGAAAAACAAATACTCAGACACCCTAGTGCCACTGCTTGACTGTAACTTCCAGGGCTCTTATAATAGAAACTCCCATAAAAGGCTGAAAGTGTGGCTGCTGAGACATCTCATCTTTTCTGTGACTGCTGTAGAGCTAAGAGATGGAGACATAGGTGCTCTGAGGCCCCCACACCAGCACGGCACAATGATGTTATCCTGCAGACGAACAGCAAACCAGCATGAGAGGGCCGCTTGTAACTGGTATGGACACCtgaagcccagctctgcctgcaggtatTAAACAACAGCAAGTGGGACAAAAGATTACCTCATCTTTATAATGAGGTGAAGTTCTGATTcagacagacaggcaggctGTTTGCAGAGTAGGAGCCTCAATTCACAGCAACCCTTTGTTCCCTTCATCTAAGCAGAGCTCTTTTCAACAGAGAAAGCAATTTTCAGTGCCTCACTGGGCTTGTTGGTTGGACTGGAAAATAATGTTTTGGACTCCTTTCATCTGAAATAAACCACAGGATCTGTGCCAAGAAAGTCCAGGCTTTTGGCTGGACTAAAGCATCAGCAATTTGCTGTGCTCAGGCATGCTGGTGTCCTGGTCTGCATGGGACTTCAGGACAGGAGTTTGGTAACACTTAAGCTACTGCCAGCCCTGCAACCCTCACAAGTCCAGCTGAGCTCAGATCAGTGtgcacagggctctgccactAGGCATCTTCCCCTGCACGAACAACACTTTCAAGCCACATTTCCATGCTAAAAATCCCTTAGGTTCCTGAGTAGGCTGGGAGGGggacaaacaggaaaaaagcaaGATGTGCTCTGCTTTGGGAGGTGCCTCCTGCATCTCCCACACCGGACAGGTAGGCCAACAGCTCTCAAGCAGACAAGCTTGAGCTCTCCCTTCTGTGCCCAGCGACCAGGAGCCAAGCTCAGTGTGGGACAGACAAAGCCACCACTGTCCTTGTGTGTCAAGGGTGCCAGATGAGCCTGGGACATCTCCCGCGGCCAAGTATCTTGCTGTTGCAACACGCAGCTATGCTAAGAGAGATGTGGCAAGGGAGCAAAAGAGGAATACTTactgcagaggaagcagcagcggTGGAAGCTCCTCCCGTCACACTGCACCTCCTCGGCGTGGTAGACGGTGCGCCCACAGGCGCCGCATTTGTTGCCACCTCCCCAGTTCGGCATGGTGGCTCtgtgtgcccagatgggcaggcgggagaaggggagaagttGATCAACCAGAGTCCACCACCACCTCAGCTCAAGGACAGTTTGGATTACAAGCTCACTCAAAACACATCCACAGTTTGTGCACTGGAACACAAGTCTGCAGTTTCACCCAGCCTTTGAAAATGAGACTTTGCACCATGAGAGAAGTGTTCGTGATCAGCTTCTCAGCCCATCAGATCCCACAAGGCTTAGGCAGGCTCTCCATGGCTATTTGTAAAAGCAGATAGACTGGCAAGGAgaacagatgctgctgctgccaaacaGCAGGACAAACAGAGACATGGTCTTCACAAGACTGGTTCCCCCTGTCCCAGCCCAGGGTTTTGAAAGTTATATAAACTGGATTTATGGAGTTTCATACACTGGAGCCTTACTGTATCTTGAGCAAATTGCCCCCCAGATGGATATAATTTCAGTTTCTATGCTTCATGAACACGGGGCCTCTCATGTGATAGAAGCAAAGCAATTGTGCCAACATCAGCATTTTGTTCTACTGCAGGGCATACCACTCGGAATGCAGTACAAGCCAAAGTTCACCTCACCGAAGAACCACTTGTCAGGGCTGTGGGGACATTGTGAACTCCTTTGAGATCATGCTTGCACTTCAAAGAAGTTTAAGGGTCATTATTTTCCAGGGACTCCTGCTGTTACATGAACTGTGCCTTTAACAGACAGCTATATGAACCAAATCCAACTGCTCAAAGAGACACAGACGCTTGAAACTTTATCTCACTCATTAGTTCAGTGGCCACTCAGAAAACTAGTGGAGTGAGACAGGCACCATCAGCCATCACATCACACTACAGTCTCAGGAACAGTCTCCTGCATTAACCCAGAAACAGCAACCATCTCATCTCAAGTtgagctgccccctccccagctcccctgcatcTGTGCCATCACCATCAGCAGTTCCCACACAGCTCAACTGGGACCTTTTCCTGCTCCTCCCATTAACCACCTTGGCTTGAAGTActaaagcagagcagtgcctgcCAACTCTGGCTTTTGGGGGACTTCTCCCACAAGCAGCTAATGTAACTTGCTGGCTACAAAGCAGAGTTTATTGAAGGCTTGTCTCAAGTCAGCTCTCCTGCCACCCCACCCGATCAGCAACATCAGTTCCTCCCAACAGGCTCCCAACAGCAGTACTGCCACACAGTTCAGCTATggtggagagaaagaaggaatttGTTGGGAGCTTCTGATTTCCCTCAACTCACCTTCATTTACCCGTAGAAGCTGCCCTATACTATCAAGACGAGACACATGACAGCATCCTCACAACCTGCTGCCTTCAGCCGAGCCAGAAGCAGAGGACTGCCAGTTTCCAGTAATCCCTCTGGCCAACAGAGAAGTGGAAGTGCTGGCTGTGACTCAGGGAAACAGAGGACCCCCCTTCCTCTAATGTGCTCTGACCAGCATGTAGGAGAGACCTCAGTGCAAACTGAGAGGTCTCATGGATGCCTGACTGCCTTGCACTCctcaggcaaagcagagcagactcACAAATCACACCTCAGAGCAGAAGTTTTGGCTAAGCCTGGATTAAGTGACC includes the following:
- the CSRP2 gene encoding cysteine and glycine-rich protein 2, which gives rise to MPNWGGGNKCGACGRTVYHAEEVQCDGRSFHRCCFLCMVCRKNLDSTTVAIHDAEVYCKSCYGKKYGPKGYGYGQGAGTLNMDRGERLGIKPESTPSPHRPTTSPNTSKFAQKFGGAEKCSRCGDSVYAAEKVIGAGKPWHKNCFRCAKCGKSLESTTLTEKEGEIYCKGCYAKNFGPKGFGYGQGAGALVHAQ